TTGGATGCCCTGGAACTACACCGACCAGGGCAGGCCCGACGAGGCGACCAGCTCCCCGGCGTAGCCCACCTGAGGTCGGTCGCTCAGGTCAAGCAGCGCCGCCGAAGGGACACCAAACAGCGGGTGCTGCCGAAAAGTTCAATCGGAAAGGCTATCGGCTACATGATCGGCATCAAGGCAGGCTTGATCGCCTTCCTCGACGACCCCCGGATACCCCTCGATAGCGGCGCCCAGGAACGCGCGCTAAGGGGCCTAGTCGTCGGACGCAAGAACTTCTACGGCTCCAAGTCACTGCGCGGGACCGAGGTCGCCGCCGTCATGTACACGATCTTCGAGTCGGCCAAGCTCTGCGGCGTGGACCCGGTTGCCTACATGACCGCCGCCGTCGAGGTCGCACTCGCCAAGGCCGGAGACGTGCTGCTCCCCGAGGATTTCAAGGCCAGGTTGTCAAAGGGCACGACTCAAGCGTAGCCGCCGTCGCCTTGGCGCACAAGACTGCAGCACGGCGAGCATTTACGGTAGGCAAGGTGGCGGTATCGACGCTGAAGGCCGCCAGGCAACTCGCTGGGATCCTCCCTAATCTTGTCGCAGCGCTGCTTGGAGAGGTCGAGAAGGCTGTTGGTGGCGGCCTGAGAGGTACCCACTGATCGCGGGATAGGACCCCGGGGCGCGCGATCGCGCGGACGGGGCCCAACGCATTTTCGGTCCCCACCCCTCCGAGGTGACAGCGTTGAGATCAAGCAGGGGAAAGCGGGCACGTGGCCCGCATGGCTATGTCGTCGCATCCCCGCAAGAAGCGTCCCTGCTCGATCTGCCGTAAGTGGTTCGCCCCCGATCCGCGGATCCGGGGGCGGCAGCGGACGTGCGGCGCGGTATGCAGCGAGGCGCTGACCAAACGGCGGCAAGGCGACTGGCGCAAGCGCAACGCGGACTACTCCTCGGGCGAGTCGTTGCGGCGCAAGATCGCCCAGGCCGAGGCTGGCGAGTCGATCCGAGTGCCTTCTGCCGGAAGCCTGACGCGAATACCTTGGCGTGCCGTGCAAACGCAGTTGGGGGTGAAACAGGCCGTCGTGCTTGCGTTTACGCTGCGACTCCTCGATCGCGCCTTACAAACGATGATGGCGGCCAAGATCGGCGCGACGAGCCCATATCCAGGCCGACACTTAACAATCGGATACGAAACGCAGATACCGGTCCGGGGAGGCGGCAGCGATGATCACCCGGACTTGCCTGCCTGGAGGACTTGAATTGGACGTGGCCACCGTC
This genomic stretch from Candidatus Tanganyikabacteria bacterium harbors:
- a CDS encoding transposase, with the protein product MLPKSSIGKAIGYMIGIKAGLIAFLDDPRIPLDSGAQERALRGLVVGRKNFYGSKSLRGTEVAAVMYTIFESAKLCGVDPVAYMTAAVEVALAKAGDVLLPEDFKARLSKGTTQA